A region from the Halobacillus mangrovi genome encodes:
- a CDS encoding YutD family protein translates to MVELLGKTYELVENYREAFQQEDVEARFSDILSKYDFIVGDWGYGQLRLKGFYDDQNSKATFDTKISTLEDYLYEYCNFGCAYFVLKRVNQ, encoded by the coding sequence GTGGTCGAATTATTAGGTAAGACATATGAGCTTGTGGAGAATTACAGAGAAGCCTTTCAGCAAGAGGATGTGGAAGCCCGCTTCAGCGATATTTTAAGTAAATATGACTTCATCGTTGGAGACTGGGGTTATGGACAGCTTCGATTAAAGGGCTTTTACGATGATCAAAATTCTAAAGCTACGTTTGATACAAAAATAAGTACGTTAGAGGATTACTTATACGAGTATTGCAATTTTGGATGCGCTTATTTCGTATTAAAAAGGGTCAATCAATAA
- a CDS encoding M23 family metallopeptidase yields MKFLGILFIITAALFSLPDEQVFADEESETRMALYKKTSALTEIPWEYIAAIDQFERQVHDDPNEGRVTAIEIDPLFWSGSAGKMPADYFPEGWGADGSGDGKAKLNNDEDVLWAMGNYIKSYGTTKDDIKIALWNYYKRDLTVQTIMNTAKVFEKFQTVSLTNRDFPLPLQANYSYRSTWGDARGFGGRRIHEGTDIFANYGVPVKSTTYGVIEMKGWNTYGGWRVGIRDIFNIYHYYAHLQSFSDVKVGDVVQPGDVIGSVGASGYGPPGTSGKFPPHLHYGMYQDNGKNEWSFDPYPYLRKWERMVKNK; encoded by the coding sequence ATGAAATTTTTAGGGATACTATTCATAATCACCGCTGCCTTATTTTCTTTACCTGATGAACAAGTCTTTGCAGATGAGGAAAGTGAAACGCGGATGGCTCTTTATAAAAAGACCTCTGCTCTTACTGAAATTCCATGGGAATATATAGCTGCTATCGATCAGTTTGAAAGACAGGTCCATGACGATCCAAATGAAGGACGTGTCACAGCTATCGAGATTGATCCTTTATTTTGGTCAGGCAGTGCAGGCAAAATGCCCGCAGACTATTTTCCTGAAGGATGGGGAGCAGACGGCAGTGGAGATGGTAAGGCCAAACTGAATAATGACGAAGACGTATTGTGGGCAATGGGCAATTACATTAAATCATACGGAACAACTAAAGACGATATAAAAATCGCCCTTTGGAATTATTACAAGAGGGACCTTACTGTTCAAACCATAATGAACACAGCAAAAGTGTTCGAAAAGTTCCAAACAGTGTCTTTGACTAACCGTGATTTCCCCCTTCCCCTTCAGGCAAACTATAGTTACAGAAGTACCTGGGGGGACGCGAGAGGATTTGGAGGAAGGCGCATCCATGAAGGTACTGATATTTTTGCCAACTATGGAGTTCCTGTGAAATCAACGACTTACGGGGTCATTGAAATGAAAGGTTGGAACACATACGGAGGATGGCGTGTAGGTATTCGAGATATCTTTAACATTTACCATTACTATGCGCACCTTCAAAGCTTTAGTGATGTAAAGGTAGGAGATGTTGTTCAGCCTGGAGATGTTATAGGATCCGTTGGAGCTTCCGGATACGGTCCACCAGGAACATCAGGAAAATTCCCGCCTCATTTACACTATGGAATGTACCAGGATAATGGAAAAAATGAATGGTCGTTTGATCCTTATCCCTATTTAAGAAAATGGGAGCGTATGGTCAAAAATAAATAA
- a CDS encoding sodium-dependent transporter, translating to MEKRAQWGTRAGFILAAVGSAIGLGNIWRFPSVAYENGGGAFFIPYLFALLTAGIPLLVMEFTLGHKYRGSAPLSFFRMNKKTEWLGWWAVLVSFVISTYYAVIIAWAISYSIFAFNLSWGQDTESFLFSDYLNLSVDPGQAGSLVPGVLIPLIAVWLITLGVLFKGVKKGIEAANKIFIPTLVVLFLIIVIRAITLPGAAEGLQTFFAPNFETITSGSVWVAAYGQIFFSLSIAFAIMITYSSYLPKKSDITNNAFITGFSNSSFELLAGIGVFGALGFMASQSGVPVEDVVSGGVGLAFVVFPQIINEFPALNGLFGFLFFLSLVLAGLSSLISISETYVAAISEKFGLSRTAAVGLGGGLAAIISLLFATQGGLYFLDNADYFINQFGVAFVGLVEVIVIAWFVRNLNDFQTHANGISDLHLGGWWKICLGVITPIVLGYMMFDLFKTNILGQFETESGNYAGYGDTFILFGGWAVAAFAIVVGFLMTLKRWDSKALNESHKEVG from the coding sequence ATGGAAAAACGTGCACAATGGGGGACGAGGGCCGGGTTTATCCTGGCAGCGGTCGGCTCAGCAATCGGGCTAGGCAATATATGGCGTTTCCCTTCAGTAGCTTATGAAAATGGTGGAGGCGCATTCTTCATTCCATATCTATTCGCTCTATTAACAGCGGGTATACCATTACTGGTTATGGAATTCACATTAGGTCATAAATATCGTGGATCAGCACCGCTATCATTTTTCCGTATGAATAAGAAAACAGAATGGCTTGGCTGGTGGGCTGTACTGGTATCATTTGTTATTTCAACTTATTACGCCGTCATTATTGCCTGGGCAATTTCTTACAGTATTTTCGCCTTCAATCTATCTTGGGGACAAGACACGGAAAGCTTCTTGTTTAGTGATTATTTGAACTTATCCGTAGATCCTGGTCAGGCAGGAAGCTTAGTGCCTGGTGTCTTGATTCCGCTTATTGCTGTTTGGTTAATCACTTTGGGAGTTCTATTCAAAGGAGTTAAGAAAGGGATTGAGGCAGCAAACAAGATATTCATTCCAACTCTAGTCGTATTATTCTTGATCATTGTAATCAGAGCCATTACCTTACCTGGTGCAGCAGAAGGTCTTCAAACATTCTTTGCACCTAACTTTGAAACCATTACTTCAGGTAGTGTATGGGTAGCGGCATATGGACAGATTTTCTTCAGTCTATCGATTGCCTTTGCAATCATGATTACGTATTCCAGTTATCTTCCGAAAAAATCTGATATTACCAATAACGCTTTCATCACAGGTTTTAGTAACTCAAGTTTTGAACTGCTGGCAGGTATTGGAGTATTCGGTGCTTTAGGATTCATGGCATCTCAAAGCGGAGTTCCAGTAGAAGATGTCGTTAGCGGAGGAGTGGGTCTTGCATTTGTGGTCTTCCCGCAGATTATCAACGAATTTCCAGCTTTAAATGGGCTATTTGGGTTCCTATTCTTCTTATCTCTAGTCTTGGCAGGATTGTCATCGTTAATTTCTATTTCAGAAACTTACGTGGCTGCAATAAGCGAGAAATTTGGACTGTCAAGAACAGCGGCAGTTGGATTAGGTGGCGGCCTTGCTGCAATCATATCCCTGCTATTCGCTACCCAAGGCGGTTTGTATTTCTTAGATAATGCCGATTATTTTATTAACCAATTCGGCGTGGCGTTTGTTGGTTTAGTTGAGGTTATCGTCATCGCCTGGTTCGTGCGTAACCTTAACGATTTCCAGACACACGCGAATGGCATTTCTGATCTGCATTTAGGCGGTTGGTGGAAGATTTGTCTTGGAGTCATTACCCCAATCGTTCTTGGATACATGATGTTCGATTTATTCAAGACAAATATACTCGGACAGTTTGAAACGGAGTCTGGAAACTATGCTGGGTATGGAGATACCTTCATCTTATTCGGTGGTTGGGCTGTAGCTGCATTTGCTATTGTAGTAGGATTCCTGATGACATTGAAACGCTGGGATTCTAAAGCCCTTAATGAATCTCACAAGGAGGTAGGATGA
- a CDS encoding 2-hydroxyacid dehydrogenase — protein MNKPYVYITRLLPEEIVKPYREHLNIGMWQEEEKPVSKEKLEEESQRADGLLTMLTDPMDEDLLKKTDRLKIIANMAVGYDNIDVDTASKFEIKVTNTPDVLTDTTADLTFGLLMAVARRMVEANQYIKDDRWGPWSPLLLAGTDVHHKTIGIFGMGRIGEAVARRARGFDMDILYHNRSRKKETEHELGAEYVEFEELLEKSDYVVCMAPLTDETHHIFDRDAFKKMKKEAIFINASRGATMNEEDLYKALEAGEIAGTGLDVFEQEPIRKNHPLLELNQVVCLPHIGSATVETRHKMMRLCLDNLVKYFEGDKPLTSVN, from the coding sequence ATGAATAAACCTTATGTGTACATTACTCGGTTATTACCTGAGGAAATTGTTAAGCCTTACCGCGAACATCTGAACATCGGCATGTGGCAAGAAGAAGAGAAGCCTGTCTCCAAGGAAAAGCTTGAAGAGGAGAGCCAAAGAGCTGACGGTTTATTAACGATGCTGACTGACCCAATGGACGAGGACTTGCTGAAGAAAACGGATCGTCTGAAGATCATCGCAAATATGGCTGTAGGATATGACAATATCGATGTGGACACTGCCTCAAAATTTGAAATTAAAGTTACGAATACTCCGGACGTTTTAACAGACACAACCGCAGATTTAACATTTGGGCTATTAATGGCTGTTGCCAGAAGAATGGTCGAAGCAAACCAGTACATTAAAGATGATCGCTGGGGCCCATGGTCTCCACTACTTTTAGCAGGGACAGATGTACACCATAAAACAATCGGCATATTTGGAATGGGACGGATCGGCGAAGCAGTTGCCCGCCGTGCCCGTGGTTTTGACATGGACATACTTTATCATAACCGCTCAAGGAAAAAAGAAACAGAACACGAATTAGGAGCGGAGTATGTAGAATTTGAAGAGTTATTAGAGAAATCAGATTATGTAGTTTGTATGGCTCCTTTAACAGATGAAACCCATCATATCTTTGACAGAGACGCTTTTAAGAAGATGAAAAAGGAAGCGATTTTTATCAATGCCTCTCGAGGAGCTACTATGAACGAAGAAGATCTGTACAAGGCCCTTGAAGCTGGAGAAATTGCCGGGACTGGACTGGATGTGTTTGAACAAGAACCAATCAGGAAAAATCATCCTTTGCTTGAGCTTAATCAGGTTGTCTGTTTACCTCATATAGGATCTGCTACCGTTGAAACAAGGCATAAGATGATGCGGCTTTGTCTAGATAACTTAGTGAAATACTTTGAAGGGGACAAGCCCTTGACTTCCGTTAATTAA
- a CDS encoding bifunctional metallophosphatase/5'-nucleotidase gives MKEKLFIYYTSDLHSHFENWPQIVGYFNEQKEKHNRKGESFWLVDNGDHVDRFHPIAEGLMGKGNVTLMNKAGYHVANLGNNEGITLSSEDLYTLYDHAEFDVVCANLQYGEQPQPSWLKPYEVITSKHGTKVGVIGLTAPFKTFYEQIGWEVSSPFDVLDHILDKVREETDIVVLLSHLGINDDEEIARQYKGIDVIIGGHTHHLFQNGEYMNESLLTAAGKHGTHLGEVLLVWNHESGKLERKEAYAVPTENLKKNEEVTREVKGMREQAVSQLRTPVTYLNKPLYIAWFQETDLMQRLTRELQTWTQADLAMLNAGVLLDHLGEGEITFEDVHRICPHPMNPCKVELSGDEILEVIRVAHTKKLTEIRLKGFGFRGEVIGKMIFTGVEIQVKEGKDGEKHVRSVTLNGEPIDHERMYTLATADTFTFGRLFPEIAYASKKKYYMPELLRDVLTKALKSPH, from the coding sequence ATGAAGGAAAAACTTTTTATATATTATACAAGTGATTTACATAGTCATTTCGAAAATTGGCCACAAATTGTTGGCTATTTCAATGAACAAAAAGAAAAGCATAACAGAAAAGGGGAAAGTTTTTGGCTAGTGGATAACGGAGATCATGTAGACCGCTTTCATCCTATTGCTGAAGGTTTAATGGGAAAGGGAAACGTTACGCTTATGAATAAAGCGGGGTATCACGTGGCAAACTTGGGCAATAATGAGGGGATCACTTTATCCAGTGAAGATCTCTATACGTTGTATGATCATGCTGAGTTTGATGTGGTTTGTGCTAATCTGCAATATGGGGAACAGCCTCAACCTTCATGGTTAAAGCCGTATGAGGTTATCACATCAAAACATGGAACAAAAGTAGGTGTCATTGGTTTAACAGCCCCGTTTAAGACGTTTTATGAACAAATAGGATGGGAGGTCTCTTCACCTTTCGACGTTCTGGATCACATTCTGGATAAGGTAAGAGAGGAAACAGATATTGTTGTCCTTTTATCCCATTTAGGTATTAATGATGATGAAGAAATTGCTCGCCAATATAAAGGAATTGATGTGATTATTGGCGGACATACTCATCACTTGTTTCAAAACGGCGAATATATGAATGAATCCTTACTAACCGCAGCAGGAAAACATGGAACTCATTTAGGTGAAGTCCTGCTCGTTTGGAATCATGAGAGTGGCAAATTGGAAAGAAAAGAAGCGTATGCGGTTCCTACAGAAAACCTTAAAAAGAATGAAGAAGTCACGAGAGAAGTCAAAGGTATGAGGGAACAAGCTGTGTCACAATTGCGAACTCCAGTGACCTATTTGAATAAACCTCTCTACATTGCCTGGTTCCAAGAGACTGATTTGATGCAGCGACTGACAAGAGAATTACAAACATGGACGCAGGCGGACTTGGCTATGTTAAATGCAGGGGTTCTTTTAGATCATTTAGGTGAGGGTGAAATAACTTTCGAAGATGTCCACCGAATTTGTCCTCACCCTATGAATCCTTGTAAAGTAGAACTTTCAGGAGATGAGATTCTAGAAGTGATCCGAGTCGCGCACACGAAAAAGTTGACTGAAATACGTTTGAAAGGCTTTGGATTCAGAGGTGAAGTTATAGGAAAAATGATTTTTACTGGAGTCGAGATTCAAGTTAAAGAAGGTAAGGATGGTGAAAAGCACGTTCGGAGTGTCACGTTGAATGGGGAACCGATCGATCACGAGCGAATGTACACGCTGGCAACGGCTGACACCTTCACATTTGGACGTTTGTTTCCTGAAATCGCCTATGCTTCCAAAAAGAAATATTATATGCCTGAGCTGTTAAGAGATGTTCTAACGAAAGCTTTGAAATCACCTCATTGA
- a CDS encoding methionine/alanine import family NSS transporter small subunit: protein MTASAILMMIIGIVVIWGGLVASIMNAVKKSKQS from the coding sequence ATGACAGCAAGTGCTATATTAATGATGATTATTGGGATTGTTGTAATTTGGGGAGGACTTGTTGCGAGCATCATGAACGCAGTGAAGAAATCCAAACAATCATAA
- the yunB gene encoding sporulation protein YunB, which translates to MSKKKATHGPSIGKRIVLTLLLFLLFTALSLWFINRGITPALIGIAETKTQQLARDAINEAVNKQIAEDLQFNDLVKMEKDTDGNIVYMGWNSVVVNRVLRNTTYRVQSFLKRMELNELPMEDTSLEPDIDPEMTQEDLGEQPATLIEIPVGQATNNTILANLGPKVPVQLRVIGDVQSNFQSEITEYGINAALFQLSIHIEVNVRIVIPFSTETTTVETDIPIDTATILGEVPNFYGGMGEGGDPSFSYPMDPLQ; encoded by the coding sequence ATGTCCAAGAAGAAAGCCACCCATGGACCCTCAATCGGAAAAAGAATCGTCCTGACTTTACTATTATTCTTATTATTCACTGCATTGAGTCTATGGTTTATAAACCGAGGAATTACCCCAGCTCTTATCGGAATCGCAGAAACAAAAACACAACAATTAGCAAGGGATGCGATCAATGAAGCAGTTAATAAGCAGATTGCAGAAGACTTACAGTTTAATGACCTGGTGAAAATGGAAAAAGATACAGATGGAAACATCGTTTATATGGGGTGGAATTCGGTGGTAGTAAACAGGGTTTTGCGGAATACGACTTACCGAGTTCAAAGCTTTTTGAAGCGAATGGAGCTGAATGAACTGCCAATGGAAGACACGTCTTTAGAACCTGATATAGATCCTGAGATGACTCAGGAAGATTTGGGAGAACAACCGGCGACACTGATTGAAATTCCTGTAGGTCAGGCGACGAACAACACAATATTAGCAAACCTCGGTCCTAAGGTGCCTGTGCAGTTAAGAGTCATTGGGGATGTACAATCAAATTTCCAAAGTGAAATAACGGAGTATGGAATTAATGCTGCTCTTTTTCAACTATCTATACACATTGAAGTTAATGTAAGAATTGTTATTCCATTTTCTACAGAGACGACGACGGTTGAAACCGATATCCCTATTGATACGGCGACAATTTTAGGAGAAGTCCCGAATTTCTATGGAGGAATGGGAGAAGGTGGAGATCCATCATTTTCCTATCCAATGGATCCCTTGCAATAA
- a CDS encoding DUF86 domain-containing protein: protein MYFVNREKIEEILTYMEKVQESYSHWHEGSFTDQLLLERLAHVSIEAIIDVGNMMIDGFIMRDPGSYEDIIDILTDEKVLPAEEIDGYKAFIQLRKMIIQQYTDIDHEHIAKVWNEENKSIQNFPDRIRDYLTNELGPVSAFSKE, encoded by the coding sequence ATGTATTTCGTGAACCGTGAAAAAATCGAAGAAATTTTAACCTATATGGAAAAAGTACAGGAGTCCTATAGTCATTGGCATGAAGGAAGTTTTACGGATCAGCTGCTTTTAGAGCGTCTTGCTCATGTTAGTATTGAAGCTATCATTGATGTTGGTAATATGATGATTGATGGCTTTATTATGCGCGACCCTGGAAGCTATGAGGATATAATCGATATTTTAACGGATGAAAAGGTACTTCCTGCTGAGGAAATAGACGGGTATAAAGCATTTATCCAGTTGCGAAAAATGATTATACAGCAATACACAGACATTGATCATGAACACATTGCAAAAGTGTGGAATGAGGAGAACAAATCCATTCAGAATTTCCCAGATCGAATTCGTGATTATCTGACTAATGAACTTGGGCCAGTTTCAGCTTTTTCAAAAGAGTAA
- a CDS encoding Na+/H+ antiporter NhaC family protein, whose product MEGTIYSLIPAVLMLLLVLFTRKVILSLGIGIIVGAFMLTQMDIGAGLSLIWSLFATIFVSDGTLNTGNLYLLTFLFLLGITTAFMTASGGSQAFGKWAVERIRTRKGAKLIPAILGIIIFIDDYFNALAVGQVARPVTDRYKISRAKLAYYIDSTSAPVTVISPISSWGAYIIGTIGSILAANEITNYQALEAFVRMIPANFYVFAALLLVFLTIFLKLDIGPMRNHESRAIKTGHLTNPEKGDVPGDLNDEFKSHNNGKISHLILPIVALVLGTVSSMVVTGINNTEGAVDLLAIFANTNVNVSLFIGGIAAVVVAAALYIGQAKPKSSMSHVFFEGFKAMLPAIYILIFAWMIGDIIGQLQTGEFLAQQFSQANIDTAFFPLLIFIISGFMALSTGTSWGTFGIMLPIAGEIAAVTEPALILPALSAVLAGSVFGDHCSPISDTTILSSTGAGSNHIDHVLTQLPYAGIAAGAASIGYILLGLTGGVWLPLLITLVIVAVIGILIHTFTPSHEA is encoded by the coding sequence ATGGAAGGAACGATCTATTCTTTAATTCCAGCAGTACTTATGCTTTTGCTTGTATTATTTACAAGAAAAGTAATATTATCCCTAGGTATAGGGATAATTGTCGGTGCATTTATGCTTACGCAAATGGATATAGGTGCCGGACTATCCTTAATATGGTCATTATTTGCGACGATTTTCGTCAGTGATGGGACATTGAACACGGGCAACTTGTACCTTTTGACATTTCTATTTCTTCTAGGGATTACGACAGCTTTTATGACTGCCTCAGGGGGAAGTCAAGCATTTGGAAAGTGGGCCGTTGAAAGAATTCGTACTAGAAAAGGTGCGAAGCTTATTCCTGCCATCTTAGGTATTATTATCTTTATTGACGATTATTTCAATGCCCTTGCTGTCGGTCAGGTTGCAAGGCCTGTGACAGATCGATATAAGATTTCAAGAGCGAAGCTTGCTTATTATATCGACTCGACTTCGGCGCCTGTTACCGTCATATCGCCTATCTCAAGCTGGGGTGCTTATATTATCGGTACAATCGGAAGCATCTTAGCAGCAAATGAAATCACGAATTATCAAGCTTTAGAAGCATTCGTGCGGATGATTCCAGCAAACTTCTATGTGTTTGCTGCCTTACTTCTTGTGTTTTTAACCATATTCTTAAAACTTGATATCGGTCCTATGAGGAATCATGAAAGTCGAGCTATAAAGACAGGTCATTTGACAAATCCAGAAAAAGGCGACGTCCCGGGAGATTTAAATGATGAATTTAAGAGCCATAACAACGGTAAAATTTCTCATCTAATCCTGCCGATTGTAGCCTTAGTTCTCGGAACTGTTTCCTCAATGGTAGTGACTGGGATCAATAACACAGAAGGAGCAGTAGACCTACTAGCCATCTTTGCAAATACCAATGTGAACGTCTCCTTGTTCATTGGAGGAATCGCGGCCGTTGTCGTTGCTGCAGCACTTTACATTGGACAGGCGAAACCGAAGTCTTCGATGTCACATGTATTCTTTGAAGGCTTCAAAGCGATGCTGCCTGCTATCTACATTCTAATATTTGCGTGGATGATTGGAGATATCATCGGTCAATTGCAAACAGGTGAATTTCTTGCCCAACAATTCAGCCAGGCGAATATCGATACAGCCTTTTTCCCTTTATTAATCTTTATTATCTCCGGATTTATGGCGCTCTCTACAGGAACGTCATGGGGGACTTTTGGAATCATGCTTCCTATTGCAGGAGAAATCGCTGCGGTAACAGAACCAGCTCTTATTTTGCCAGCTCTATCTGCTGTACTCGCAGGTTCAGTATTTGGCGATCATTGCTCACCAATTTCAGATACTACGATTCTTTCTTCAACAGGAGCTGGATCTAATCATATTGACCACGTTCTAACACAGCTTCCTTATGCCGGAATAGCTGCAGGAGCTGCTTCCATTGGCTACATTTTGCTGGGGTTAACCGGTGGAGTCTGGCTGCCATTACTAATTACTTTGGTGATTGTAGCAGTTATAGGTATTTTGATTCATACCTTTACCCCATCACATGAAGCATAA
- a CDS encoding TIGR01457 family HAD-type hydrolase — protein MKSYRGYFIDLDGTMYKGKEKIEGAAEFVESLKRKQLPFLFLTNNSSKTPEQIAEKLNHLGVQALKEEVFTSSLATATFISEQKLKAKVYVIGEEGLREAITQEGHQIVDENADFVVIGIDHEITYEKLAKACLNVRNGAEFLSTNSDIAIPTERGMMPGNGAITSVISVSTGVSPLFIGKPEAVIMKQALHLMGCDEQSALLVGDNYHTDILAGIQAGMDTLMVETGVSSFTDIEEIEKQPTYKYKDLFEVIEDMEKAT, from the coding sequence TTGAAATCATATAGAGGATATTTTATTGATCTCGATGGAACGATGTATAAAGGCAAGGAGAAAATAGAAGGGGCAGCTGAATTTGTTGAGAGTTTAAAAAGAAAGCAGCTCCCCTTTTTGTTCTTAACCAATAATTCCTCCAAGACACCGGAACAGATTGCAGAGAAATTAAATCATTTAGGCGTTCAAGCTTTAAAAGAAGAAGTATTTACAAGCAGTCTTGCAACGGCTACCTTCATTTCAGAACAAAAGCTAAAAGCCAAGGTGTATGTGATAGGAGAAGAAGGCCTCAGAGAAGCGATTACACAGGAAGGACATCAAATAGTAGATGAAAATGCCGATTTTGTTGTGATTGGCATTGATCACGAAATCACCTACGAGAAGTTGGCCAAAGCTTGTCTGAATGTAAGAAATGGAGCGGAGTTTCTTAGTACAAATAGTGATATTGCTATTCCGACAGAACGAGGAATGATGCCGGGAAATGGAGCTATCACTTCAGTAATCTCTGTAAGTACAGGCGTAAGTCCGCTCTTTATAGGTAAACCGGAAGCTGTCATTATGAAACAAGCGCTTCATCTAATGGGTTGTGACGAACAATCAGCCTTGCTAGTTGGAGACAATTATCATACGGACATTCTTGCCGGCATCCAGGCAGGAATGGATACGCTCATGGTGGAAACAGGAGTAAGCTCGTTTACAGATATTGAGGAGATAGAAAAGCAGCCTACGTATAAATACAAAGATTTGTTTGAAGTCATCGAAGATATGGAAAAAGCCACCTAA
- a CDS encoding YhcN/YlaJ family sporulation lipoprotein — translation MKKNLMIVLILGFIAIFSAGCMESPQDEETKQKEDTLNGNAMDSYNDDGLDGQVGYVRFKKDQLDQSKERNREIKVNREQVADMVSRMILRYDGFEDVAALVTDNEVLVAYQKPEGYSRKQAADMVQKTAYSLVPSFYHVYVSDDPASFGDIQSVSTSTVYDEQYDEVIDSIVKKIKKSPQGNVPQDDMDQPDVGPNMDVKPNTEE, via the coding sequence ATGAAAAAGAACTTAATGATTGTGCTGATCTTAGGCTTTATAGCTATCTTCTCTGCAGGATGCATGGAGTCTCCACAGGATGAAGAAACAAAACAGAAGGAAGATACATTAAATGGAAATGCGATGGATAGCTATAATGATGACGGACTAGATGGACAAGTCGGGTATGTTCGTTTTAAGAAAGACCAACTCGATCAAAGTAAAGAGAGAAACCGCGAAATTAAAGTAAACCGCGAGCAAGTTGCAGATATGGTATCAAGAATGATTCTGCGTTACGACGGTTTTGAAGATGTTGCTGCTCTTGTTACAGATAATGAAGTGCTAGTGGCTTATCAGAAACCAGAAGGTTATTCTCGTAAACAAGCTGCAGATATGGTACAAAAAACAGCTTATTCACTTGTTCCAAGCTTTTACCATGTGTACGTTTCCGATGATCCAGCCTCTTTTGGAGATATTCAAAGTGTCAGTACTTCCACAGTATACGACGAGCAATATGACGAAGTTATCGATAGCATCGTTAAGAAAATCAAGAAATCACCGCAAGGCAATGTCCCTCAAGACGATATGGATCAGCCCGATGTGGGGCCAAACATGGATGTTAAACCAAATACAGAAGAATGA
- a CDS encoding DUF3055 domain-containing protein has protein sequence MGERPLIQDVTQDTSTRFVSFTAGSHRFELALMKADYFNDQTMVINLHKNRQALLDLENIMKDGHLEHIFQLSAMEAEELRNYLPDLL, from the coding sequence ATGGGAGAAAGGCCTCTTATTCAAGATGTAACTCAAGATACCAGTACGAGATTTGTTTCCTTTACAGCCGGAAGCCACCGGTTCGAGTTAGCTTTGATGAAAGCAGACTACTTTAATGATCAGACCATGGTCATTAATCTGCACAAAAACCGTCAAGCGTTACTTGATCTTGAGAACATCATGAAAGATGGTCACCTGGAGCATATCTTCCAGCTCAGCGCAATGGAAGCTGAAGAACTCCGGAACTACTTACCAGACTTGCTCTGA
- a CDS encoding cytosolic protein, which translates to MGKKDKKFYSDFANVEAQRNYLTPEQLPEGPYGSPRNKDKPVSNEKSAPWTDQQRYYSAFNYENKSLHQDLQRQEDGSHPIHDEKNKDLKPSEEQME; encoded by the coding sequence ATGGGAAAAAAAGATAAAAAATTCTATTCAGACTTTGCCAATGTAGAAGCACAGCGAAATTATCTGACCCCGGAACAACTTCCCGAAGGTCCATACGGCTCTCCGAGAAATAAGGACAAGCCGGTTTCCAATGAGAAGAGCGCACCTTGGACAGACCAACAACGGTACTATAGTGCATTTAACTATGAGAATAAATCATTGCACCAGGACCTTCAGCGACAAGAGGACGGGTCCCACCCTATTCATGATGAGAAAAATAAGGACCTTAAACCGTCTGAAGAACAGATGGAATAA
- a CDS encoding phosphatidylglycerophosphatase A family protein — translation MAKDKVTALETTAREWLQERGVTIDDMADLVYYLQSKYHDDLSMDECRHNVNRVLKKREIQNAIITGIQLDKLAEKNQLEEPLLSTIQTDEGLYGVDEIIAFSIVNVYGSIGFTNYGYIDKQKPGILQKLNDKSSGECHTFLDDIVGAIAAAASSRLAHSIAGDTDPEED, via the coding sequence ATGGCAAAAGACAAAGTAACTGCACTGGAAACAACGGCAAGAGAATGGCTTCAGGAACGAGGCGTCACGATCGATGATATGGCTGATCTCGTTTACTATTTGCAATCCAAATACCATGATGATCTTTCGATGGATGAATGCCGTCACAACGTAAATCGCGTGTTGAAAAAACGCGAAATTCAAAATGCTATTATTACAGGCATCCAATTGGATAAACTGGCCGAAAAAAATCAACTGGAGGAACCGCTGCTCTCTACAATCCAAACAGATGAAGGATTATATGGAGTGGATGAGATCATAGCGTTCTCCATTGTCAATGTCTATGGTTCGATCGGATTTACAAACTATGGATACATTGATAAACAAAAACCAGGTATTCTTCAAAAATTAAATGACAAATCTTCAGGTGAATGCCATACATTCTTAGATGATATTGTCGGGGCAATTGCAGCTGCGGCGTCCAGCCGGCTCGCCCACAGTATTGCTGGCGATACAGACCCAGAAGAGGATTAA